A section of the Amblyomma americanum isolate KBUSLIRL-KWMA chromosome 2, ASM5285725v1, whole genome shotgun sequence genome encodes:
- the LOC144118602 gene encoding uncharacterized protein LOC144118602, protein MDHILIKWTQEEKWDVYPIRAMVNTAVGFRLLTEPGAIDDVRGTIELFTWKDSEPPAPAEVLDIGKARVLETKRARLASAGLRDEGDVMTESLECSPNEEFCSQCENMRRELDVVKRRNEDLEAAHESQKVLKKLKKMLDDMKSIDAISAVRPCPQIDIGGGVLIEETALEKLRSSCPGAPAKFARGLMRQLFTADELRGKSLFGRKSNSHPDASLREALDPVRVNAIIGFTIREFKADPIRLKSSLSSLLSREIK, encoded by the exons ATGGACCATATTCTGATCAAGTGGACACAAGAAGAGAAGTGGGACGTATATCCGATACGTGCTATGGTCAATACGGCCGTCGGCTTCCGCCTGCTGACGGAGCCCGGCGCCATCGATGATGTGCGCGGCACAATAGAATTGTTCACGTGGAAGGACAGTGAACCACCTGCTCCCGCAGAGGTCCTGGATATTG GCAAAGCGCGCGTACTGGAGACGAAGCGCGCGCGCCTGGCTTCAGCTGGGTTAAGGGACGAAGGCGACGTCATGACCGAGTCGCTTGAATGCAGCCCTAATGAAGAG ttTTGTTCTCAATGTGAGAACATGCGCAGGGAGTTGGATGTCGTAAAAAGGCGAAACGAAGATCTGGAGGCTGCCCATG AGTCTCAAAAGGTTctgaaaaagctaaaaaaaatgctTGATGACATGAAGAGCATTGATGCCATCAGTGCAGTGCGGCCGTGCCCCCAG ATCGACATTGGGGGCGGTGTTCTGATAGAAGAGACAGCCCTTGAAAAGCTGCGCAGCAGCTGCCCAGGAGCCCCTGCGAAATTCGCAAGGGGGCTGATGCGGCAGCTGTTTACAGCTGATGAGTTGAGAGGAAAGTCGTTATTTGGGCGGAAGTCGAATTCCCACCCTGACGCATCCTTGAGGGAGGCCTTGGACCCTGTAAGAGTGAACGCCATCATCG GCTTCACTATTCGGGAGTTCAAGGCCGACCCGATCCGCCTGAAGAGCAGCTTGTCCTCCCTGCTCTCTCGGGAGATTAAATGA